Within the Mustela nigripes isolate SB6536 unplaced genomic scaffold, MUSNIG.SB6536 HiC_scaffold_75, whole genome shotgun sequence genome, the region CTTTCACGTGCGTGCTAATCACTTGGGGATCTGGAGATCTGAGGATGTAGGCCTGTGGTAGGGTCTGAGGTTATGCATTCTTGACCAGCTTCCAGGTGAGGCTGATGCCGCTGCTCCGCAGGCCACAATTTGAGCCGCAAAATCCTACAGTATTTTGCTTAGCACTGGGTCAACTTGAGTCTTGAGTAAATATCAATACGATGTATACCTATTCCCCATTTTAACAGACGGTTTCTGGTTGCCCAGACCTAACTAAGGGTATTATTGAtgtcttcctcccttttctctccagagataaaaataactgccctttctctttctgtgcaaATCATGACACAGCTCTTCTGTCCTGACTCAGGGAGCCTTGGGCCCTCTTTATACCAGTTACTCATCCACTCAGTCAGACCAGGCTTCATTGCTCCCTCACTGTAAACCTCGAGTAGTGCTTCATCCTATGGAGTTGGTAGCCAAGTGCTTTAGGTGTTCCTAAATGTGTCTGGTGTTCCCTGCTCTAGTCATTTGTTGCAGCTGGCATGTTAATTCCCGTTTTCTGCACTTTGCTCACATTTTGTGGATAGTAAGAACAGTGGCTTCTCCAGAACTGGATTCTACAACTCACTGCTCTGAATGGCCTCAGGCAAGCTCTGGGATGAGTTCACTACTGTCtagtaaccaaaataaaaatctgaagacTCAGTGTTACAGCGGAGAAAGTGAGGCCTTTGGCAGTGTGCAGGCCTAATTTATTTGACTGTATGATTTTCTTCGCCGTTCATTGGGTTACTTTTCTGATTCCCAGCAGGGGCTTGTCATTCATCATGCAAATAAGTCAACTTTTATATTAGAGAATTCTGAAGTTTCCCCTTCAGCTGTCTGAAAACCTGTACTGCTCAGCCTTGCTAACCTAGAATAGATTAAAACCAAGTACTGGGTTGAGTTGGCCAGTTGACGTGACTTTGGATGCAGATATTTCTCTTTACTTGCAAAGATTTGATAGCTCCACTGTCACTGTCTGAGAGGATATGGGTGCCTGCTCTCTGTTTTTAAACCCAGAAATTTTCTAGATAAAGCATTGTGAATCCTTTAAGAGCAGTGGCTCTAACAGAATCATCTGTGGGGTCTTGTCAGACTGTTTCTACCCAGGCgctttttgccattctaatagaGGAATAGCAGAGActtagagaaggagaggagagggctaTATAAGctgggggaaaatttttttttcacagttaatTGTGTCGTGTGTTTTCTCCAATAAGAATGGAAACTAgagggtacctaggtggcttagtcagttaagtgtctaactcttgctatctgctcaggtcctgatctcagggttgtgagatccagcctcaGTGGAgctttgtgctgggtgtggagcctgcctaagcttctctctctctccctctcttaaaaaaaagaaaagaaagtggaagcTGGAACGAAGTGGAGGGGATGGGCTGTTAGACTTGGTTTTGGTTTGGCTTAACTCTAGGTGATACTTATCTTGACCTAAACACTTTAGCACTAGTGTTTGACCTTCGTAGTAATAGTACAAGACTTTAGTCTTGTCTCTGCTCCTAtgtggaaactgaagcacagaagaGTCTAGCCCAGTTAGCATTTGCATTAACAGCTAAGGGTCCTTAGGTCAGTCTCTAAGCCCTCACCAGGGGCATTAAAGCTTGGTAGGCTCTCAACACCTGGAGaaatttagtttttagttttaattctcGGTTACTCAACAAATTTTCTGCTAAGACAAGATTAGAATTTGAAGTATCCATTTATTTGTGGCAATTTTATGAGGACATAAGGGGTTAAACCTTTGTAGCAAAAGGACAGAAATCAGAATTCAGAGAGGAGATCCCGTAACTGGTGAATTGAATACGCTAAGAGTGTCATAGACTTAATCTACAGTTAGCATGGCTGTCTTCCTCCGACTGGCTCCCTTCCTCTAACTTCAGGATTATAGTTTAAATGAAGCTATTTGGCTTTGCTCAGACCAAATAGACCTGGTCTATTTGCTGTAGACCTGGAAGGTAGAAAGGTAAGAAAGAGTCTTCATTCACTCCTATGAAATTCCATTGCTCAGGGTGGTTGGGCAGTGCCAGGGGTCTCTGAGGCTTCATTCTGGTTTGTTAGAACCCCTAAAGAGGATAtgaggagggggtgcctggatggttcagtgggttaaagcctctgcctttggctcaggtagtgatcccagggtcctggtatcgagccccgcatcgtgttctctgctcagcagggagcctgcttcccttcctttctctctgcctacttgtgatctctgtcaaataaataaataaaatcttaaaaaaaaaaaaggagatgaggAGGTTGTACATATAgttaaatttatacatttaaagtaAGAAAGGAGCTTTGTGCTGATGTCACATGGCTTTGAACCTCTAGAGAAGGCATCAGTAGGTACTGATTGGGGAATCTCACAGTATTCCCTTTCCATCTTTCTTACCGATTCTATGAGAGTTTTTAAGGAAAGAGGAACTAACTCACTCagctgtgttttctcttctcctttgggCAGAGGAGAACCTCTCCTTTGTATTGCCTTTTCTCCTAACTGTTCTGCTTTATTGGTTCTGTATCTTCCCTtcgtttctttcctttccttccacagtACTCAAGACCAGACTTCTAAAGTGATTATATTTCAGACCTGTATATGTAAATACAGTGTCTATACAGTTATGCTAAAAGTTGCATGGTGAAAAGGTAAGTACCTCCTATTTGCCATTTGCTGTTGGCTTTGCATGCTtctatgattctttattttgtcaTCATTTCTGTTACTGGGCATCCTTAAAGAAGTTTTGTAGACAGTAGGAATTGCTTGGACTAGAAAAGCTTTCAGCATTTTCCTTGGACCGTAGGTTACTTTCTTCGAACACTGATTGTCTTCTTGAAAAAATACCTTAATTTCCTGTTAGTACATGCATTTGgcaaatttaatttttgtcaaaattgGACATGGTTTACACAGTCCAATAGTTTGATGGAACTTACAACACTAAATATTAattccttctttccccctccttttctgttctgtggaggtactttctactctgtttcttttgacatttatcagtatatttctaaataatgtgttgctgtttcttgatttctaggaagtatctatatctataaaatcTTCGGCTTCTTTATTATGGACTTTGTGGCTCTGGGCTTCACTACCCAGTCCCtgttcttcttcccctccttgtATCTTCCATATATAGTTTGCTTATAGTTTTTGGTTAAGCTGATCTTCAGGGTTTATATCAATAAGATTATGTAAATATTCATAGCTGAGTAGGaagcataatataaaattttctgtcttacacaacttttttgttttcccagaatTAATTTTTGTCACTATTGTTACTGGCTTGGTTTTCTGTCTACCAGTTGCTTGTCCATCCTCAGATTATTCCTCAGAAGTATAAATCTCCTCTCCTTGGTAATATTTACTTCCTCTGGCAGGAACTTTATGTCTGCTCACAGTTCTAGTTTTGGGATCTTCATCATTATCCTGGGGTTTCCTTTTGCTTCTCTCCTATGTTGAGATTTGGGATCCCTTATCTCTCCTGCTGACTTTCAGGTTTTCAGTTGTGTTACTTTTTCTTCCCTCAGATGAGGGGATATCTTGTAAATCCATTCCTCTCTGTAGATTTTGGTCTTTGAGGTCTTCTCTATGTTCTTTTCATAAGTGGTATAAACAAACCATAGTGATAGCACGGATCCTAGACCACAGGCATAGCTCATTTTGCACTTTATTGCATTTCACAGAGAGAGCGTTTTTTACAAGTTGAAGGTGTATGACAAGTTGAAGGTTTATGAAGGTCGAACAAGTCTCTTGGtatcatttttccaacagcatttccTCACTTCCTATCTCcatgtcacattttggtaattcttgcaatatttcagatgttcattattttttatttgttatggtgatttGTGATCTGTGgttatgacttgctgaaagctcaggtgatggttagcattttttagtagtattttataattaagatATGTCTGctgttttttagacataatatTGCACATTTGACAGACCGCAGTATGGTGTAAGCATAACTGTGTGCACTGGGAAATCAGGAAATTCCTTTGACTCACTTTATCACAACACTCACTTTATTGTAGTGATCTCGAACCAAACAACATTACCTCCGAGGTTTGCCCGTATTAGAGGTGAGGGGCTTTTGAGTTCACCCAGTTCTAACGCTCAAGCTCCCCTATGTCTGGAAACCCTGTGATTGTTCAGGATCCTCCTCTCCTCTTTATATGGAATCTGACTCCTCCTCTCTTCTAGAATACACCCACAATGTGAATTTTGGAATCAGATGATCTTTGATGTCAAACCCCACTCCATCCCTTAGCTATTTCTTAATCTTGTGAAGTGTCCCTTTCCTCGTCCACAATATAGAGATAATAAGACCTACCATACAGAGAGGTTGTAAGGATTGGAActaatgcaaatttaaaaagtgtgtatactggggcctcctgggtggctcagttgattaagcgtctgccttcagctcaggtgatcatcccagagtcctgggatcaagcctgtgtaggcctccctgctcagcagggaatctgcttctccctcccaccacccctcaccactcctgccctgtctctctcaaataaataaataaaatctgtttaaaaaaaaaaagtaaaaaacaaaacaacaaaaataaataaaaaacatatactACGCTTGGCATAGAGGAAGCCCTAAAATGATTGTGGCTGTTGTTTTTTCCATCTTGGGACTTAGTCTGTATTTTTTGCAAATCAAGAAGAGCCACGTTAATTCAAAGTACAGAATCAATTCGAAATACAGAATTGATAGCACTCAAACATTGATGTTCGAGGAAATGGTTCTTTTGTTCATGTAAGGACCATGCACAATAATTTCATTAAGTACTCTTAGGTAGTATTTATTGAAGTAATTTAAGTTATTtagtgtgcttttaaaattatttataaaggcATTTGTTAAATTCATATACTCTTTTGTATTAAGAGTTTCAATGccaataaaaagggggaaaagttaTATGGTTATAAAACGCTATATAGTTActttccttttatataaatattttaggtgcTGGCACTCATTCGTGTTCAGTTTGTTCCACTGAATATTTGTATGTGCTTTTTCTCATGTTGATCCCTACCACACACTTCCCCTGTAAAACAGCCCTCTACTTCTGGGTGGACATTTGAATTGtattcaggttttgttttgttttaagatttttttttttaagattttatttatttatttgacagacagagatcacaagtaggcagagaggcaggcagagagagaggaagggaagcagactctccgcagagagcctgacgtggggctcgattccagcatcctgggatcatgacctgagctgaaggcagaggctttaacccactgagccacccagaagcccctgttttaagatttttaatttttaagtaatctacacccagtgtggggcttgaacttaaaacccctgagatcaggagtcacacattaccaactgagccaaccaggcatctcagttttttggggggcacagttattttgtaaaaaaaaaaatgttttgtcttttgttgttgttatttcaaaCTAGTTCTCAAGATGAGAGGAAGGTCTACAGATTTGACTGTTTATGGCTTTAGTTGCAAATTATGTTGAGCCAAATGTGGATTCCAGGTTGTAAAGCAGGTCTTCTTAAAAGCCCTGTTCTGTCGGGACaccctggtgactcagtcagttgagcgttggactcttggtttcagctcaagtcatgatctcagggttgtgaggtgggGTGCTGCACTAAGTGAAgactctgcttgagatactctacctctccctctgccctttcccctgctcacattctctttgtctccctctcccccctccttcttccccccaaataaattaaaaatcttttatttttatattttttaaagattttatttatttatttgacagagatgacaagtaggctgtggggcaggcggagagagaggaggaagcaggctctccacggagcagagagcctgatgcggggcttgatcccaggaccctgggatcatgacctgagccgaaggcagaggctttaacccacagagccacccaggcgccccaaattaaaaatcttttaattttttaaatcttttaaaccttagttttaatcaattaaaattctaattaattaattaattagacctttaatttttaatcttttaaacccttctctcccttcttcttctctccctcccccggcaaaataaattaaaaatctttaaaaaaaaaaaaagccctattcTGTCAACTAGAGAGTTCTATTACTTGCTGTTTTGTTCCTACCATGCCTGTAGTGCAGTACTGGTTGAGATTTGTagtgactgtttttttttgttttttttgttttttttaaagattttatttatttatttgtcagagagacagcgagcgagagtgagcataggcagacagagtggaaggcagagtcagagggagaagcaggctccctgcggagcaaggagcccgatgcgggactcgatcccaggacgctgggatcatgacctgagctgaaggcagctgcttgaggCATAAATCTTTAGTTATCTCTAACTATTAAAGGAAAAGTTATTTCAGTActacttttctaatattttctaatttttaaaaagttggccATCTGCATTCATAGGAATAAACTAATGGTAGatagcaaactttttctgtaaagggccatgtactaaatattttatgctttgcaGGCAGGCCATACATTTTCTGCTACAGTTGCTCAATTCTGCTCTTGTAGTGAGAAAGCAGGCATAAACAATACGTAATATGTGGCCTGGCTATGCTCAGATAAGACTTTACCAAAGAATATGTAGAGGGGTAGATTTGGACCTGTGGACCATAGTTTGCCGACCCCTGGTCTGTAATATCTGGACCCAGAGATTGAAACATAGTAGAGAGAATGGTCCACAGGCCACGGTAAAGAACTAAGTATCTAAGGATTTAGTGTGATAAATTCTGCTTAGGTTCACAAAGAAATCAGAGCATACATTCCTACCATCCAGAGAAGCCTGCTTAGCTGGACTGCCCGAACAAAGCCATGGGGCATGCCCTGTGGCCACATGGTTCTCCTGCTGTGGGCTCTGGAGGGAAGGGCTGACAGGAGAGCTGGGCAGGAATTTCAGAAAGTCACCCTGACACCCTCAGAACTTGCTCATGTGCCGCAACAACCCTACCTGGTCCACATCTTGGCAGTTCAGGGCTCACTGGGTTTTGCTTGTCAGGCTTTGGCATTTCTCCAGTGAAGGGAAAGCTAAAAGCCTTTAGCGAAAATAGGAGCTTCGCAGAATCCGAAAATAGGAGCTTCGTGGCTCCTACCTCAGGGGACAGTGGGGACTGTGCCGCTCAGAGGCAGGGTAATCCATGCCTGACCACTGACAACATTGCTAATAGCCACCTCCAGAGGAGAGCTGTGCTGCTCCCTTGCGTTTCAGTGGGGCAGGCCTGTGAACTGGTGTGCCCTGAGTCTACAGCCCAACTCTGAGATGCTTTTTGCTTCCCACCCGTGAAGTGACAGTGAGCAGGGGGCATCAGCCTTCTGCCTTCTCCTGCCAAAAGGAGTTTTTTGAATATATGTACCAATTGCCTGACTTCTCTGTGATAGTGATTCAGTATCTGGTAAGCCTCCTGGGGAGGAGAATAAGCATCTTGTAACAGGTGTAGGAGCAGCATGAGAACACAATCCCATAATCAAGTCTTCATACCTTAGGGACAAGGAGGGTTATGGTGGGCATAATTAAACTTTATACCAAATCCCACTTTTTACTTTCAGAGTCAGCACAGCAGCTTTTACCAATGTTCTTATTCTCCAAGTGGGCCCCTTATGCCTTGGTATCCAGGAGAAGGAGTTTATCCTTGATGTGTGCTGGCTTGTGGTTTGGGCATTCACTAGTATGGAACTTATTCAAGTGGACAGCAGGGTAGCTTAATCCCTTTCTTAAAATGTGTGCGTTTTTGTATTGTGATAGGTGGAAGCCACTTATTCTTCATCTACCCTTTTTTCAGTATCTGGCACCAATTCTGGCCCAGTCATTTGTGACCCATGGCTCTTGCGATATGCCGAAGATTTCCAGGCAGTTTCTGTGGAACGCCTCCGCGTCCAGCTCTAATCCAGCACCATGTAAAGAAATTGCCTGGACAAACCTGTGAGGACTGTGTTCTGACTGCCAGAACGATCTGTACTGACCCCAGAACGGCAGCCACCCTCAAGTTATTAAAACCTTTAGGATATCGAGCGTTTTGCAGTCCTTTTGCCTGCAGTGCCGCCCAGAGTGTGACATACTGGAATGTGGGAAGCAGCGCCcggcagaggggacaggaggcTCCAGAACACAGCGGCCTCTGCGAGCCTGCCAAAAAAGCTGGGAACATTCCTAGCGCTTCCTCTTCTCGGAGGCTCCTGACAACCAGCAGTGCCCTTCCAGGTTCGGAATCCAGTGGGGTCTCTGCCTCACAGGCCAGCACGTTGAAGCCGGGCTCCCCTGGGTCCACAGGCATTGTTGAAGACAATGTAGAAGTGTTTGATTCCTTTGAAGACCCCCGAGGTTTCCTACAGCTAAGACCAGAGTACCAGCTCCACAGCTACAACAGATCGGAGACTTGTCAGCCCCTTTCCGTTTCAGAAGGTGAATTAATTTTGCACAAAATCACAGTTTATCAAGATAATCTCCAGCCTCAAGTCATTGCTGATTATCTGTGTAAGCTGAGCTCTTTGCCTGCAGAGCAGCAACCTGCTGTCCTGTCCAGTCCCAGCTTTGGTTTGCTCTGCCAGCTGAGTGTGAAAAACATACAGCTCTTTGATGTCCCAGATCTGATCAAGATTTTGAAAGCCTTTGTCAGTTTAGGAATCCCTTGCTCCCATTCAGTGCTGGATGTGTATGAAATCAGATTTTGCAGGAAGGTGTGGGAGATGAGTCTAGATCAGCTTCTCTTGGTGGCGGACCTCTGGCGGCACTTGGGCCGCAAAGTACCTCggtttttgaaaatcttttttagtTACCTTAATTTGCATTGGAAAGATCTATCCTTGTCCCAGCTGATTCACCTAATTTATATTATAGGTGAAAGTCGCCAGGTACCCCAAGACCTCATGCAAAAACTAGAATCGTTGATTCTCAAGTATATAGACTCGATCAATTTAGAGGAGATTGGTACAATCTGTTTGGGGTTCTTCAAATCAAGCAGTGGTCTCTCTGAATATGTCATGAGGAAACTTGGAGACTTGGCTTGTGCTGACATGCAGCATCTGAGTAATTATGCCCTAgtgaatattcttaaaatgttccGTTTCACTCATGTGGATCACGTAAATTTCATGAAGCAATTTGGCCAGATCGCTCCTCAGCGAATTCCTTTTCTAGGAGTTCAGGGTGTCATGCACCTGACTCTTGCTTGCTCAGCCTTACGCAT harbors:
- the FASTKD5 gene encoding FAST kinase domain-containing protein 5, mitochondrial; its protein translation is MALAICRRFPGSFCGTPPRPALIQHHVKKLPGQTCEDCVLTARTICTDPRTAATLKLLKPLGYRAFCSPFACSAAQSVTYWNVGSSARQRGQEAPEHSGLCEPAKKAGNIPSASSSRRLLTTSSALPGSESSGVSASQASTLKPGSPGSTGIVEDNVEVFDSFEDPRGFLQLRPEYQLHSYNRSETCQPLSVSEGELILHKITVYQDNLQPQVIADYLCKLSSLPAEQQPAVLSSPSFGLLCQLSVKNIQLFDVPDLIKILKAFVSLGIPCSHSVLDVYEIRFCRKVWEMSLDQLLLVADLWRHLGRKVPRFLKIFFSYLNLHWKDLSLSQLIHLIYIIGESRQVPQDLMQKLESLILKYIDSINLEEIGTICLGFFKSSSGLSEYVMRKLGDLACADMQHLSNYALVNILKMFRFTHVDHVNFMKQFGQIAPQRIPFLGVQGVMHLTLACSALRILDEGLMNAVAASLPPRVAFCRSKDIAKILWSFGTLNYKPPNTEEFYSSLISEIHRKMPEFSRYPEHLLTCLLGLAFSEYFPLELINFALSPEFIRLAQERTKFELTKELYTLDGTVGVECLDYRGNRLTAHLQQEGSEMLWNLARRDMCSKPEFQEALFLLENLLGGPQYIKHHMILPHTRSSDLEVQLDVNMKPLPFNEEAVPLEDKAKLRLKHVGVSLTDDLMTQLLKGKSRVHFQRETESKTEQQAGILAKAAIHLGSSPGGVAGRLGVREMAGPHPPACLQAPQVKLAIQLTNKNQYCYGSRDLLGLHNMKRRQLKRLGYRVVELFHWEWLPLLKRTRLEKLMFLHEKVFSSAL